A stretch of DNA from Dokdonia sp. PRO95:
AGAAAGGGATCGGCCTTTAATGTGCAATGGGAAGACATTAAGTTACAGACGGTTCGTTATGAACCTCAAGATAATAATAAGATTGCTGCTATTGAGAAGGGACATATCATTCTAGTATGCAGTAGCAATGACGTTGACTTTGAAGTTATTTTAAGAAAATCTATCAAAATAAAAGACCACTGGCGATTAATGGATAGAATGAAGTTTAGACTGCTGTAATTACATAAATGCCTTAACAAAGATTTAATCGAAATCCTATTTTCGCGAAAGCGTAATTATCTATCTTTATCTAGCACTTTAAAAACAAGCATATGAAACTTACAGACGATCAAATCAACAATAGACTAGAAGATTTTCCAGACTGGGAGTATGACGATAACGCGATACACACCACGATAGAGTTTGAGAACTTCCGCGAGGTGTTTGCAACCATGACGCGCATTGCCTTTGAGTGTGAGAAAATGGATCACCACCCTACCTGGACAAACACGTATAATGAGCTAGAAATCTCTCTTAACACACACGATGCAGATGGTGTTACAGAAAAGGATTTTGACCTTGCAGCGGCTATAGATGATATTTTAGGCGCATAAAGGACTATAAATTTTAAAGAAATCAACCGATTTCATATTTTTACCGCGGTCAATACTATTTGTATTGATCGCGTTTTTAATTACACTATTATTAAAAAAGAGATTTTTGCTTACGCGAAAATATCTATTACTATATATACATGGGAAGAGCATTTGAGTTTAGAAAAGCACGTAAAATGAAGCGCTGGAGCGCTATGTCTAAAGCATTTACACGCATAGGTAAGGATATTGTAATGGCCGTTAAAGAAGGTGGTCCAGATCCAGACTCAAACTCAAGACTGCGTGCGGTAATACAGAATGCTAAGGCGGTAAACATGCCTAAGGACAATGTAGAACGCGCTATTAAAAGAGCCTCAGATAAGAGCCAAGGCGACTACAAGGAAGTAATCTTTGAAGGATATGCACAACACGGTATCGCCATACTTGTAGAAACTGCTACAGATAACAATACACGTACGGTAGCAAACGTGAGAGCAGCTTTTAATAAATGTGACGGTAACCTAGGTACTTCTGGGTCTGTAGTATTTATGTTTGATCACACTTGTACTTTCCGCGTAAATGCAGAAGGACAGGATGTAGAAGAGATAGAACTTGAGTTTATAGATTTTGGTGCCGAAGAAGTTTTTGAAGACGAAGACGGGATACATATCTACGCCCCTTTTGAAAGCTACGGAGCGATACAAAGCGCCCTTGAAGAAAAAGGAATTGAAATCTTAGAATCTGGTTTTGACCGTATACCTCAAGTGACTAAACAACTTACTCCAGAAGAAGAGGCAGATGTAAACAAGCTTATCGATAAGCTGGATGAAGATGATGATGTGCAGAATGTGTTCTCTACTATGCAAGCAAGCACAGAGGAAGAAGAGTAAAAGATATA
This window harbors:
- a CDS encoding YebC/PmpR family DNA-binding transcriptional regulator → MGRAFEFRKARKMKRWSAMSKAFTRIGKDIVMAVKEGGPDPDSNSRLRAVIQNAKAVNMPKDNVERAIKRASDKSQGDYKEVIFEGYAQHGIAILVETATDNNTRTVANVRAAFNKCDGNLGTSGSVVFMFDHTCTFRVNAEGQDVEEIELEFIDFGAEEVFEDEDGIHIYAPFESYGAIQSALEEKGIEILESGFDRIPQVTKQLTPEEEADVNKLIDKLDEDDDVQNVFSTMQASTEEEE
- a CDS encoding 4a-hydroxytetrahydrobiopterin dehydratase gives rise to the protein MKLTDDQINNRLEDFPDWEYDDNAIHTTIEFENFREVFATMTRIAFECEKMDHHPTWTNTYNELEISLNTHDADGVTEKDFDLAAAIDDILGA